One Phoenix dactylifera cultivar Barhee BC4 chromosome 14, palm_55x_up_171113_PBpolish2nd_filt_p, whole genome shotgun sequence DNA window includes the following coding sequences:
- the LOC103714290 gene encoding aluminum-activated malate transporter 1-like, protein MEVGTGSNEKIGFSPWWPFLGSLVEKLRGRVTGFLNKLKKIAKDDPRRIAHSCKVGLALTLVSFSYYVTPLFDGFGVSAIWAVLTVVVVMEYTVGATLSKGLNRAFATLLAAFLGVGAHQIAILFGEKGEPILLGLFVFILAAAATFSRFIPEIKARYDYGVSIFILTFSLVAVSSYRAEELIQLAHQRLSTIVIGVVTCLCTTIFVIPVWAGEDLHKLAAVNLDKLASFLEGLGSECLGEKVGSESLEGKPFLQVHKSVLNSKPTEDSLCNFARWEPGHGRFRFRHPWKQYLKIGALNRRCASSMEALTTYITTSAETQATKEPELRQKIRTACLEMSSESAKALRELSKAIRTMTAPASANPHMAAAIAATGELRSTLSKDADIADVLHVATIATLVAELVVRTQEIFGSVEELARLARFKSPEPIPKATVKPVSDGESPPHVAIQVGE, encoded by the exons ATGGAAGTTGGGACTGGAAGCAATGAGAAGATTGGATTCTCGCCATGGTGGCCGTTTCTCGGCTCGTTGGTGGAGAAGCTAAGGGGAAGGGTGACTGGATTTCTGAACAAGTTGAAGAAGATCGCGAAAGATGATCCGAGACGAATAGCTCATTCTTGTAAAGTAGGATTGGCACTCACACTAGTCTCCTTCTCCTACTATGTCACGCCACTCTTCGATGGCTTCGGAGTATCAGCCATATGGGCCGTGCTCACCGTCGTGGTGGTCATGGAATACACAGTAG GTGCAACACTAAGCAAAGGTCTGAACAGAGCTTTTGCCACACTGCTGGCTGCGTTTCTAGGTGTAGGAGctcatcaaattgcaatcctCTTCGGGGAGAAAGGAGAACCAATACTGCTTGGTCTCTTCGTGTTCATATTAG CGGCAGCAGCGACCTTCTCCCGATTCATACCAGAGATCAAAGCAAGATACGACTACGGGGTATCGATTTTTATACTGACATTTAGCCTCGTGGCGGTTTCGAGCTACCGAGCCGAGGAGTTGATACAGCTAGCTCATCAGAGGCTCTCTACGATCGTCATTGGTGTGGTCACTTGCCTCTGCACCACCATCTTTGTCATCCCTGTCTGGGCTGGAGAAGACCTTCACAAGCTGGCTGCCGTCAACTTAGACAAGCTCGCAAGCTTCTTGGAAG GATTAGGATCCGAGTGCCTTGGGGAGAAGGTGGGCAGTGAGAGTTTGGAGGGCAAACCCTTTCTGCAAGTTCACAAGAGTGTTCTCAACTCCAAGCCAACCGAGGACTCTTTG TGTAATTTTGCAAGATGGGAACCAGGTCATGGCCGTTTCAGATTTAGGCACCCATGGAAACAATACCTCAAGATCGGAGCTTTGAACCGCCGCTGCGCTTCTTCCATGGAGGCTCTTACCACCTACATCACCACCTCTGCTGAAACTCAG GCAACCAAGGAGCCGGAGCTCCGGCAAAAGATCCGAACCGCTTGCCTGGAGATGAGCTCCGAATCCGCTAAGGCGCTCAGAGAGCTCTCCAAGGCGATCCGAACCATGACGGCGCCCGCGTCCGCCAACCCCCATATGGCGGCGGCGATCGCAGCAACCGGCGAATTAAGAAGCACGCTGTCGAAGGACGCGGACATCGCGGATGTCCTACACGTGGCGACCATTGCAACGCTCGTCGCGGAGCTTGTGGTACGGACGCAGGAGATCTTCGGCTCGGTGGAGGAGCTGGCCCGGCTCGCCCGGTTCAAGAGCCCCGAACCGATTCCCAAGGCCACCGTTAAACCGGTGTCTGATGGAGAAAGCCCTCCTCACGTGGCTATTCAAGTTGGGGAATGA